A single genomic interval of Salvelinus namaycush isolate Seneca chromosome 41, SaNama_1.0, whole genome shotgun sequence harbors:
- the LOC120034552 gene encoding vascular cell adhesion protein 1-like, which produces MCEIIFSRIFLGFPVLLLWMAGGPTHAACPIELNPPRLVVRYGDSVSVNCSTSSTDHEGMGWEATFGGTSFEEVNFVIWTVEYLTDWTIQPKCYITTKDEVQCLETFPVILYKTPDRVSIPPLSHSGPMVEGTEYQLQCDIQNIAPQQNLVVKWYKGNELLDNVTYSNVSKTPVDVSPTLMISPSRDDDGAQYRCRAELDLGPEGPQPHPTVTSEPLNITVHYAPEFLPGNDTVEVSAGSDVSLDCSAEGNPPPELRWTNNTAEGNANETTVGHLRTLYISRVTANATYNCTVTNRLGSITKQIHVLVDVPPQQHPTMFSTAPSTPGTMTTLPATAKPKVVTFPLELNPPRVVVRYGDSVSVNCSTSSTDHEGMGWEATFGGTSFEQDVNVVTWIVDNLTDWTIEPKCYITSLSDQPSKVLPVILYKTPDSVFISVLRHSGPMVEGTEYQLQCDIQNIAPLQNLVVKWYKGNELLDNVTYSNVSKTPVDVSATLMISPSRDDDGAQYRCRAELDLGPEGPQPHPTVTSEPLNITVHYMPCINASRLPVRIPVFRGYPEELVCEAEGYPQPRIQWLYDPSKPVSQAGGNLTVFEAGFYNCTATNDVGTSFIVVEVVLNEDYLPLIAGFVAFMVVVISVIFVFIYSIYYKNNKMGRYSLKKAKLSSMPNGNVAQNGGRDTPFPMTKLSQPNIYF; this is translated from the exons ATGTGTGAAATAATATTTAGTCGGATTTTTCTTGGGTTTCCCGTACTTCTACTCTGGATGGCAG GTGGTCCTACACATGCCGCCTGTCCTATTGAGCTCAACCCTCCCAGATTGGTGGTGAGATATGGAGACTCAGTCTCAGTCAACTGCAGCACATCATCCACAGACCATGAGGGGATGGGCTGGGAGGCCACATTCGGAGGTACAAGTTTTGAAGAGGTCAACTTTGTCATCTGGACTGTGGAATATTTGACAGACTGGACAATACAACCTAAATGCTACATCACCACAAAAGATGAAGTGCAGTGTTTGGAAACGTTCCCTGTCATTCTATACA AGACTCCAGACAgagtctccatccctcctctgaGCCACTCTGGTCCCATGGTGGAGGGGACAGAGTACCAGCTGCAGTGTGACATCCAGAACATCGCTCCTCAACAGAACCTGGTTGTGAAGTGGTACAAAGGGAATGAACTCTTAGATAATGTAACTTACAGTAACGTCAGTAAGACACCAGTGGATGTGTCACCTACTCTGATGATCAGCCCCAGTAGAGATGATGATGGAGCTCAGTATAGATGTAGAGCAGAACTGGACCTGGGACCAGAGGGACCACAACCCCATCCTACAGTGACATCAGAACCTCTCAACATTACTGTGCACT ATGCTCCTGAGTTCCTTCCAGGGAATGACACAGTGGAGGTGAGTGCAGGCAGTGATGTGTCTCTGGACTGCAGTGCTGAGGGGAACCCTCCTCCTGAGCTGAGGTGGACCAACAACACTGCAGAGGGAAATGCCAATGAGACCACTGTGGGGCACCTGCGTACTCTCTATATCTCCAGAGTAACAGCTAATGCAACTTACAACTGCACAGTCACAAATAGACTGGGCTCCATCACCAAGCAGATACATGTCCTAGTAGATGTACCTCCACAACAACACCCAACCATGTTCTCCACAGCACCCTCAACTCCAGGAACTATGACCACCCTCCCAGCAACAGCCAAGCCAAAAG TAGTTACCTTTCCTCTTGAGCTCAACCCTCCCAGAGTGGTGGTGAGATATGGAGACTCAGTCTCAGTCAACTGCAGCACATCATCCACAGACCATGAGGGGATGGGCTGGGAGGCCACATTCGGAGGTACAAGTTTTGAACAAGATGTCAACGTTGTCACCTGGATTGTGGATAACCTTACTGATTGGACAATAGAACCTAAATGCTACATCACATCATTGAGCGATCAACCCTCAAAAGTACTTCCAGTCATTCTCTACA AGACTCCAGACAGCGTCTTCATCTCTGTTCTGAGACACTCTGGTCCCATGGTGGAGGGGACAGAGTACCAGCTGCAGTGTGACATCCAGAACATCGCTCCTCTACAGAACCTGGTTGTGAAGTGGTACAAAGGGAATGAACTCTTAGATAATGTAACTTACAGTAACGTCAGTAAGACACCAGTGGATGTGTCAGCTACTCTGATGATCAGCCCCAGTAGAGATGATGATGGAGCTCAGTATAGATGTAGAGCAGAACTGGACCTGGGACCAGAGGGACCACAACCCCATCCTACAGTGACATCAGAACCTCTCAACATTACTGTGCACT ATATGCCATGCATCAATGCATCTCGACTGCCAGTGAGGATACCTGTGTTCAGGGGCTATCCTGAGGAGTTAGTGTGTGAGGCTGAGGGTTACCCACAGCCCAGGATACAGTGGCTCTATGACCCATCGAAGCCTGTCAGTCAGGCGGGAGGCAACCTGACTGTCTTTGAGGCagggttctacaactgcaccgcCACCAACGATGTGGGGACGAGCTTCATTGTGGTAGAGGTGGTTTTAAATG AGGACTACCTGCCCCTCATAGCGGGCTTCGTGGCCTTCATGGTCGTGGTCATCTCGGTCATCTTCGTCTTCATCTACTCCATCTACTACAAGAACAACAAGATGGGCCGCTACAGCCTGAAGAAGGCCAAGCTCAGCAGCATGCCCAACGGCAACGTAGCGCAGAACGGCGGCCGGGACACTCCGTTCCCGATGACTAAACTGTCTCAGCCAAACATCTACTTCTAG